A stretch of DNA from Vallitalea longa:
GATAGTGGAGAGAAACTACTTATTTGCTTTTTTATCTTATTGTGATAGGTATACTTTTATCAAAATTAGGGAGATATATAGGTTCAAGAATTTCTTTATTATTAAAGAACTGAGACTATACTATTATCAGTCAAGTTGCTTTTAGTTTTAATCAATTTTGCATTTGATAATCTTAATACTTATGAGATTGAAACAGGATGTGTAATTGACAACAGGGTTCTGAAATGGTAATGATGAAATTAGGAATGAAAAAAGATGAAGAATACAAAAAACGACAATTGCTAAAGGGTAAAACTTACGATAGAATTAAATATAAATTAAATATAGAAGAGTGGAAAGAATTGTAATGTATAACTAAAAAATGACTATAGGAGAGATTTTCTTGAAAAGTAAGTTGCTGAGAATAAAAGGAACATGGAGGGATGTAGCTGATTCAGCTAGAACCACAATAAATAAAGAGGCAGGTACTGGAGAACCTAGTTCAAATTGGAAAAGGAGAATGCTTTTATCAGAACATTCACCAATTAGACAAATACTGATTAATGTA
This window harbors:
- a CDS encoding GNAT family protein, giving the protein MVMMKLGMKKDEEYKKRQLLKGKTYDRIKYKLNIEEWKEL